A genomic stretch from Edaphobacter aggregans includes:
- the rimO gene encoding 30S ribosomal protein S12 methylthiotransferase RimO produces MTPPSTIEEIAETTAPTRPKIGFVSLGCPKNLVDSEVMMGLLHHAGGELTPNAEDAEILVVNTCSFIDSAKQESVNTILEMVQHKQANGGKAQRLIVAGCLVERYRDEIQKNIPEVDAVVGTGELEAILTAAGLTPQPAPQNSPFTILPQGTPQATIHTHAIGKAQTDAEVAHLIDRAPSAVSQHSRPLADPENDREIAPQLRIVQSLAETGTTHGDEPLAHTGDHIAHIPNAGTKSRAEGDLRQQQGRFSRAAWDGATAALPEYLYTDATPRILTTPRASAYIKIAEGCDHPCSFCIIPQLRGKFRSRRMSSIIAEAENLIAQGVREITLIGQDTTCYGEDLGFTDGLATLLDALAVLPGLRWLRFLYTYPNKVTTNLLETMARHDNIAKYLDVPLQHASASVLKTMKRGGNAKIFLDLIEKARRIVPGIVIRTSFIVGFPGETEADYKELEAFITAAKIDWLGVFTYSDEEGAKAFELADELKVPNRTIQARRRKLMKLQQKISTKAKAAWVGREIDLLVEGESEETELLWEGRTSLHAPEIDGKVFINDFGPHETLVLGTFYRAEITESHDYDVVARILE; encoded by the coding sequence GTGACTCCCCCCTCCACAATCGAAGAGATCGCCGAGACAACTGCGCCCACGCGGCCAAAGATCGGCTTCGTCTCGCTAGGCTGCCCCAAGAACCTCGTTGACTCCGAAGTCATGATGGGCCTCCTTCACCACGCCGGAGGCGAGCTCACCCCCAACGCCGAAGACGCCGAAATCCTAGTCGTCAACACCTGCAGCTTCATCGACTCCGCCAAGCAGGAGTCCGTCAACACCATCCTCGAGATGGTCCAGCACAAGCAGGCCAACGGTGGCAAAGCCCAGCGCCTCATCGTAGCCGGCTGCCTGGTCGAACGCTACCGCGACGAAATCCAGAAGAACATCCCCGAAGTCGACGCCGTAGTAGGCACCGGCGAACTCGAAGCCATCCTCACGGCCGCCGGACTAACCCCACAGCCCGCACCACAAAACTCCCCCTTCACCATCCTTCCACAAGGCACCCCACAAGCCACCATCCACACCCACGCCATAGGCAAGGCTCAAACCGACGCCGAAGTAGCCCATCTGATCGACCGCGCTCCCAGCGCCGTGAGCCAGCACTCCCGCCCGCTAGCCGATCCCGAAAACGACCGCGAGATCGCCCCGCAACTCCGGATCGTGCAATCGCTAGCCGAAACCGGCACCACCCACGGCGACGAACCCCTCGCCCACACCGGCGACCACATCGCCCACATCCCCAACGCGGGCACAAAATCCCGCGCAGAAGGCGACCTCCGCCAGCAGCAAGGCCGATTCTCCCGCGCCGCCTGGGACGGAGCCACCGCAGCACTCCCCGAATACCTCTACACCGACGCCACACCACGCATCCTCACCACCCCGCGCGCCAGCGCCTACATCAAAATCGCCGAAGGCTGCGACCACCCCTGCAGCTTCTGCATCATCCCGCAGCTCCGCGGCAAGTTTCGTTCCCGCCGCATGTCCTCCATCATCGCCGAGGCCGAAAACCTCATCGCCCAGGGCGTCCGTGAGATCACTCTCATCGGCCAGGACACCACCTGCTACGGCGAAGACCTCGGCTTCACTGACGGCCTCGCCACCCTACTCGACGCCCTCGCCGTCCTGCCCGGCCTCCGCTGGCTGCGCTTCCTCTACACCTACCCCAACAAAGTCACGACGAACCTTCTCGAGACCATGGCGCGCCACGACAACATCGCCAAGTACCTCGACGTCCCCCTCCAGCACGCCTCAGCTTCAGTCCTCAAAACAATGAAGCGCGGAGGCAACGCGAAGATCTTCCTCGACCTCATCGAGAAGGCCCGCCGCATCGTCCCCGGCATCGTCATCCGTACTAGCTTCATCGTAGGCTTCCCCGGCGAAACCGAAGCCGACTACAAAGAACTCGAAGCCTTCATCACCGCCGCCAAAATCGACTGGCTAGGCGTCTTCACCTACTCCGACGAAGAGGGCGCAAAGGCCTTCGAACTAGCCGACGAGCTCAAAGTCCCCAACCGCACCATTCAAGCCCGTCGCCGCAAGCTGATGAAGCTCCAGCAAAAGATCAGCACCAAAGCCAAAGCCGCCTGGGTAGGCCGCGAGATTGACTTGCTGGTCGAAGGCGAATCCGAAGAGACCGAACTCCTCTGGGAAGGCCGCACCTCCCTCCACGCCCCCGAGATCGACGGCAAAGTCTTCATCAACGACTTCGGCCCCCACGAAACCCTGGTCCTAGGAACCTTCTACCGAGCCGAAATCACCGAGTCCCACGACTATGACGTAGTCGCACGCATCCTCGAATAA
- a CDS encoding FUSC family protein, with translation MASHSNPLPPATIPTPSPAFLADLYTFKWSEIHFSLPLVSASAVALCLFTGILVGHPRGGLVAGGGALTIGFGANQRIADSRLLPMMAALLAMSTSTLAGTVAGHNGYELLLFAAISAFIYGVLTARDAGLSWVGQQASIALLVASAFPTGPRLAFIRAGLIIAGGVVQILITSAALRLMPELGKNLLSIPRHGQELLYHLRDIRETLPSLTQEESIGYTIRIVLTMLAATWAYLHIGVQSGYWIPMTALLVQRPTFVETLTRTTARVAGTLVGAWLCSLLIAHLAPSPVVLAAITTLFAFCTFATTSVNYALFTTFITGYIVFLLSLNQIPGTLIAHRRAWCTIVGGLIALVIHIDALRRYRFPTVT, from the coding sequence ATGGCCTCGCACTCAAATCCGCTTCCTCCGGCCACAATCCCAACGCCGTCGCCGGCGTTCCTCGCAGACCTATACACCTTCAAGTGGTCTGAGATTCACTTCAGTCTGCCCCTTGTCAGCGCCTCTGCCGTCGCTCTCTGCCTTTTCACCGGCATTCTGGTCGGACACCCCCGTGGCGGCCTGGTCGCAGGCGGCGGAGCCCTCACTATCGGCTTCGGAGCCAATCAGCGAATCGCCGACTCGCGGCTCCTGCCCATGATGGCCGCTCTCCTCGCGATGTCCACCAGCACTCTCGCCGGAACGGTCGCCGGACATAACGGCTACGAACTGCTTCTCTTCGCCGCAATCTCCGCCTTCATCTACGGCGTCCTCACAGCGCGCGACGCCGGTCTCTCCTGGGTAGGCCAGCAAGCCTCCATCGCTCTGCTAGTGGCCTCTGCCTTTCCCACAGGCCCCCGCTTAGCTTTCATACGCGCCGGTCTCATCATTGCGGGAGGCGTGGTTCAGATCCTGATCACCTCAGCGGCCCTCCGTCTCATGCCTGAGCTCGGAAAAAACCTCCTCTCCATTCCCAGGCATGGCCAGGAACTGCTATACCACCTTCGCGATATACGCGAGACGCTCCCTTCTCTGACACAAGAAGAGTCGATCGGCTACACCATCCGCATCGTGCTCACCATGCTTGCCGCCACCTGGGCTTACCTCCACATCGGCGTGCAGTCCGGTTATTGGATCCCCATGACCGCACTCCTCGTCCAAAGACCCACCTTCGTCGAAACCCTCACGCGCACCACGGCTCGTGTCGCCGGCACTCTCGTCGGAGCATGGCTCTGCAGCCTCCTCATCGCGCACCTCGCACCCAGCCCGGTCGTTCTCGCAGCCATCACCACCCTCTTCGCCTTCTGCACATTCGCCACCACTTCGGTAAATTACGCGCTCTTCACCACCTTCATCACGGGTTACATCGTCTTCCTGCTCTCTCTCAATCAGATCCCCGGCACCCTCATCGCCCATCGCCGTGCCTGGTGCACCATCGTCGGAGGCCTCATTGCCCTCGTCATTCATATCGATGCCCTGCGTCGCTACCGATTCCCCACCGTCACCTGA
- a CDS encoding ABC transporter permease yields the protein MQNLRFAARQLWRYPGFTVTVILTLALSIGANAAIFSIVNALILKSLPYSHPERMGTIYTRITGTRPADERHKVNGEQWELLRDNVPSLMSAVSSGRNSGVNLQSGSHVQYLQAGRISAHYLDVLGIHPVAGRNFSEAEDRVNGPKTAILSYGLWRNSFGSDRNILGQAILLKGEPYTVVGILPEGVTTPLNAELYTALQGSHKGEGSGTNFQAITRLRDGATWQQADAEINRAWSLRTQRYELENNPGAQVTYYSVPLQKGETATLRPQALTLMVAAGFILLIACANLAGLTLVRVLRRTPEVATRLALGASHWQIQKQLWVENLLLAVVGGMAGVATGFIALRGLLMLLPEHFLPVASVPLDGRVLAFTLLLSLLTSLLFGMLPALATRRFDLRSALASRAAVGGDRLRLRQALIVSEVALTVVLLAASGLLIRTLIHLQTLPPGFNPTGVMTARASLDDIRYHDPAAFQKLLRESTLAMQQIPGVQHAAVGLSLPYERSLIMGALPIRDGKEAGQKVTADETYITPGYFEALQVPVLSGRSFTEGDGPDAQRVAIVNQTFARKFFHGENPVGRYLDKDMMIVGVVGDVAIAPGVDTGAPITGEETVYIPAAQVPASLLSVVHAWFQPSWIVRTAGPVEGLTAQMQHALASVDPNIPFSGFYGMRDLLAKTLATQRVEVALLSAMAALALLLSAVGIFALVANIVAQKTREIGIRIALGSTVRQAMVHIGAPGVRASVLGLVLGLILCVGALRAMHSVLYGVGVYDVPTIFAVVLMLASVTLVATTVPTLRIARIDPAKTLREE from the coding sequence GTGCAGAACCTCAGATTTGCGGCGCGTCAGTTGTGGCGCTATCCCGGTTTTACTGTGACCGTGATTCTTACGCTGGCGCTTTCTATCGGTGCGAACGCGGCGATTTTTTCTATCGTGAATGCGCTCATATTGAAGAGTCTGCCTTATTCGCATCCGGAGCGGATGGGCACGATTTATACGCGAATCACCGGCACCAGGCCCGCCGATGAGCGGCACAAGGTGAATGGCGAGCAGTGGGAGCTGCTGCGCGACAATGTTCCTTCGCTGATGTCGGCTGTTTCGAGCGGGAGAAACTCGGGCGTCAATCTGCAGTCCGGGTCTCATGTGCAGTACCTTCAGGCAGGGCGCATCTCGGCGCATTATCTGGATGTGCTGGGGATCCATCCTGTTGCCGGGCGTAATTTTTCTGAGGCGGAGGATCGGGTCAATGGGCCGAAGACTGCCATTCTGAGTTATGGCTTGTGGCGGAATAGCTTTGGCTCCGATCGCAATATTCTTGGGCAGGCCATCCTATTGAAAGGAGAGCCTTATACGGTCGTCGGGATATTGCCTGAGGGCGTGACTACTCCTTTGAATGCTGAGCTGTATACGGCGCTTCAGGGGAGCCATAAGGGCGAAGGTAGCGGCACGAACTTTCAGGCCATTACACGGTTGCGTGATGGAGCGACATGGCAGCAGGCGGATGCTGAGATCAATCGTGCGTGGTCGCTTCGTACGCAGCGCTATGAATTAGAGAACAATCCGGGCGCGCAGGTGACCTATTATTCTGTGCCGCTTCAGAAGGGCGAGACGGCGACGCTGCGGCCGCAGGCTTTGACGCTGATGGTGGCGGCTGGATTCATCCTGTTGATTGCTTGCGCTAATCTCGCGGGTCTGACGCTGGTACGCGTGCTGCGACGCACGCCTGAAGTTGCAACGCGGCTCGCGCTCGGCGCTTCGCACTGGCAGATTCAAAAGCAGCTTTGGGTTGAAAATCTTCTGCTGGCAGTTGTGGGAGGGATGGCGGGCGTAGCGACAGGGTTCATCGCTTTGCGTGGGTTGTTGATGCTTCTGCCGGAACATTTTCTGCCTGTCGCGAGCGTGCCTCTCGATGGCCGCGTGCTGGCATTTACGCTGCTTCTCTCGCTGCTGACTAGCTTGCTCTTTGGCATGCTTCCTGCTCTTGCAACGCGCAGGTTTGATCTGCGGTCTGCGCTTGCCAGCCGTGCTGCGGTTGGCGGTGACCGTCTGCGGCTGCGGCAGGCGTTGATTGTGAGTGAGGTTGCCCTGACTGTGGTGTTGCTGGCAGCTTCGGGCTTGCTCATTCGTACTCTGATTCATCTCCAGACTTTGCCGCCGGGTTTTAATCCCACGGGTGTGATGACCGCGAGGGCGTCGCTGGATGATATTCGATACCACGACCCGGCAGCTTTTCAGAAGCTGCTTCGTGAAAGCACGCTGGCCATGCAGCAGATTCCCGGCGTGCAGCATGCTGCGGTCGGATTGAGTCTGCCGTATGAGCGGTCATTGATTATGGGGGCGCTGCCAATTCGCGATGGCAAAGAGGCTGGGCAAAAAGTTACAGCGGATGAGACATACATCACGCCTGGCTACTTCGAGGCGTTGCAGGTTCCGGTGCTGTCGGGGCGGTCGTTCACCGAAGGGGATGGTCCTGATGCGCAGCGAGTGGCGATCGTCAACCAGACCTTTGCGCGGAAGTTTTTCCATGGGGAGAATCCGGTTGGGCGTTATCTCGATAAGGACATGATGATTGTTGGGGTGGTCGGAGATGTCGCGATTGCGCCGGGTGTGGATACCGGCGCGCCTATTACTGGTGAGGAGACGGTGTACATTCCGGCTGCGCAGGTGCCGGCGAGCCTGCTGTCGGTGGTTCATGCGTGGTTCCAGCCGAGTTGGATTGTTCGTACAGCCGGGCCAGTGGAGGGGTTGACCGCGCAGATGCAACACGCGCTGGCGAGCGTCGACCCAAACATCCCTTTCTCCGGCTTCTATGGCATGCGCGACCTGCTGGCGAAGACTTTGGCGACGCAGCGTGTGGAAGTGGCGCTGCTGAGCGCGATGGCGGCTCTGGCTCTGCTGTTGAGTGCTGTCGGAATCTTTGCACTGGTGGCAAATATTGTGGCGCAGAAGACGCGGGAGATTGGGATTCGGATTGCTCTGGGCTCTACCGTTCGTCAGGCCATGGTGCATATTGGAGCGCCAGGAGTACGGGCGTCGGTGCTTGGGCTCGTTTTGGGGCTGATCTTATGCGTTGGTGCGTTGCGGGCGATGCATAGCGTGCTCTATGGAGTGGGCGTCTATGACGTGCCTACTATCTTCGCGGTCGTCTTGATGCTCGCGTCCGTAACGCTTGTTGCTACCACTGTGCCTACACTGCGGATTGCGAGAATCGATCCTGCAAAGACGTTGCGGGAGGAGTAG
- a CDS encoding DUF4136 domain-containing protein, with amino-acid sequence MKKFSYILIALSLMIASSALCQDVRYNFDKASDFSKFKTYKWVTIKGAQQPDELTDKQLKDTIDAELAKKGLTKVDSDTADLFIGYQTAIGSEKQVTSFSTDMGPGWGYGRGWYGGGMGMGTTNSTTSTIYTGQLVLDMYNSADKDLVWRGTVSKTLDPKAKPDKRQKNMNKAMAKLLKNYPPPVKS; translated from the coding sequence ATGAAGAAATTTTCTTACATCTTGATAGCCCTGTCGCTCATGATCGCGAGCAGCGCTCTCTGTCAGGATGTTCGCTACAACTTCGACAAGGCCAGCGATTTTTCGAAGTTCAAGACCTACAAGTGGGTGACCATCAAAGGCGCCCAGCAACCGGATGAACTTACAGACAAACAGCTTAAGGACACCATCGATGCGGAACTGGCAAAGAAGGGGTTGACCAAGGTCGATTCAGATACCGCCGACCTGTTCATTGGCTATCAAACAGCCATCGGATCGGAAAAACAAGTCACGTCCTTCAGCACGGATATGGGACCCGGCTGGGGCTATGGCCGCGGCTGGTACGGCGGCGGAATGGGAATGGGGACAACTAATAGTACGACCTCAACCATCTACACCGGCCAACTGGTGCTCGATATGTACAACTCAGCGGATAAGGATCTCGTATGGCGAGGAACCGTCAGCAAGACCCTCGATCCGAAAGCCAAGCCCGACAAGCGCCAGAAGAATATGAACAAGGCCATGGCGAAGCTCCTGAAGAACTACCCGCCACCGGTCAAGAGCTGA
- a CDS encoding GH1 family beta-glucosidase, producing the protein MLNRFSRRTFARLFGSAALAPTVLPALSALSAEAQPTAPAARRFPQGFLWGSATASYQVEGAVNEDGRGPSIWDTFSHTPGKIKNNDTGDVADDHFHRYKEDIALMKDLGLKTYRFSVAWPRVFPQGTGTPNPKGLDFYNRMLDTLLAAGIQPYCTLFHWDLPQTLEDKGGWQSRDTSEAFANYAGYVAEHLSDRVKHFMTLNEMSSFVDLGYGNGVHAPGLKLPPAKLNQVRHHAVLAHGLGVQAIRAHAKPGTKVGLAENATATVPVLETPEHIAATAKAYREVNAGYLTAVMEGRYTDAYLHRAGADAPKFTDADMKAIGSPVDFVGLNVYNPAYVRAAEGPAGFAMVRPPSSFPHMMSPWLHVGPEAIYWSPKLAAQLWNIKEIYITENGASSTDVLTPEGQVFDTDRVMFFRNYLTQLHRAVSEGVPVRGYFCWSLMDNYEWADGYQYRFGIHYVDFTTQKRTPKLSAHFYKEVIARNGLA; encoded by the coding sequence GTGCTAAATCGATTTTCTAGACGCACCTTCGCTCGCCTCTTCGGATCAGCCGCTCTCGCCCCCACCGTACTCCCCGCTCTCTCCGCTCTCTCGGCAGAGGCACAGCCCACAGCGCCCGCTGCTCGCCGCTTCCCGCAAGGATTCCTCTGGGGTTCAGCCACAGCCTCTTATCAGGTCGAAGGCGCCGTCAACGAAGATGGCCGCGGCCCCTCCATCTGGGACACTTTCTCTCATACCCCCGGCAAGATCAAAAATAACGACACAGGCGATGTAGCCGACGACCACTTCCACCGCTACAAAGAAGACATCGCCCTCATGAAGGACCTCGGCCTCAAGACCTACCGCTTCTCGGTCGCGTGGCCCCGCGTCTTCCCGCAAGGCACCGGCACGCCCAACCCCAAGGGCCTCGACTTCTACAACCGCATGCTCGACACGCTCCTCGCCGCCGGCATCCAGCCCTACTGCACTCTCTTCCACTGGGATCTCCCCCAGACCCTCGAAGACAAAGGCGGCTGGCAGTCCCGCGACACCTCTGAAGCCTTCGCCAACTACGCCGGCTATGTCGCCGAGCATCTCTCCGACCGCGTCAAGCACTTCATGACCCTCAATGAGATGAGTTCCTTCGTCGATCTCGGCTACGGCAACGGAGTTCACGCACCCGGCCTCAAGCTCCCGCCGGCGAAACTCAACCAGGTCCGTCACCACGCCGTCCTCGCCCACGGCCTCGGCGTACAAGCCATCCGTGCCCATGCCAAGCCCGGCACCAAAGTAGGCCTCGCCGAAAACGCCACCGCCACCGTCCCCGTCCTCGAGACCCCCGAGCACATCGCCGCCACCGCCAAGGCCTATCGTGAGGTCAACGCCGGCTACCTCACCGCTGTCATGGAAGGCCGCTACACCGATGCCTACCTCCACCGTGCCGGAGCCGACGCCCCCAAGTTCACCGACGCCGATATGAAGGCCATCGGCTCACCCGTCGACTTTGTCGGCCTCAATGTCTACAACCCCGCCTACGTCCGCGCCGCCGAAGGCCCCGCCGGCTTCGCCATGGTCCGGCCGCCATCCTCCTTCCCGCACATGATGAGCCCGTGGCTGCATGTCGGCCCCGAGGCCATTTACTGGAGCCCCAAGCTAGCTGCCCAACTCTGGAACATCAAGGAAATTTACATCACCGAAAACGGCGCCTCCTCCACCGACGTCCTTACCCCCGAGGGCCAGGTCTTCGACACCGACCGCGTGATGTTCTTCCGCAACTACCTCACCCAACTCCACCGCGCCGTCTCCGAGGGCGTCCCCGTCCGCGGCTACTTCTGCTGGTCCCTCATGGACAACTACGAATGGGCCGACGGTTACCAATACCGCTTCGGCATCCACTACGTAGACTTCACCACTCAAAAACGAACCCCCAAGCTAAGCGCCCACTTCTACAAAGAAGTCATAGCCCGCAACGGCCTCGCCTAA
- a CDS encoding GAF domain-containing SpoIIE family protein phosphatase: MATTSPRTINTLRVRSHSSCDFVQALMKLQRAAQLITSTLDLDPLLDRVVNDIAESIGCVEVSVWLQDPDTDEMILHGVRGCSLYKKGARLQIGCRGMVGHVAASGHMRYAPDVLLDPYYVACEPDTRSEVDLPLKAGGEVIGVLSISHKEINAFSGDQLQVFKALAGHIAVAIENARLFKHERQERERMQNEVQEARAVQQALFLKAVPLVPGFAFETAWHPAGVVAGDWFDFIDLGDGRYGIALADVSGKGMPAALLMSATRAILRSLAKLDSSPSQTLLRLNQTLSEDFPMGKFVTMIYAVLDARSREITVASAGHLRPLLINGECAFLDVDTGLPLGLGASSYPEHKINLKPGTRLLFYTDGITEAMNRDEEEYGPARLLEHFLQPDACVEGLIEEVQRFGHGSDRTDDATAVLIRSR, from the coding sequence ATGGCAACGACCTCACCCCGCACAATCAACACTCTTCGCGTCCGATCCCACTCCTCCTGCGACTTCGTTCAAGCCCTCATGAAGTTGCAGCGAGCCGCGCAGCTAATCACCTCGACGCTCGATCTCGACCCTCTCCTCGACCGCGTCGTCAACGACATCGCCGAATCAATCGGCTGCGTCGAAGTCTCCGTCTGGTTGCAAGACCCCGACACCGACGAGATGATCCTCCACGGCGTTCGCGGCTGCTCCCTCTACAAGAAGGGTGCTCGCCTGCAAATTGGTTGCCGAGGAATGGTCGGCCACGTCGCAGCCTCCGGACACATGCGCTACGCCCCGGACGTACTGTTGGATCCCTATTACGTCGCCTGTGAGCCCGACACGCGCTCCGAAGTTGATCTGCCACTCAAGGCTGGTGGCGAAGTCATCGGAGTCCTTTCCATCAGCCATAAGGAGATCAATGCCTTCTCCGGCGACCAGCTACAGGTGTTCAAAGCCTTGGCAGGACATATCGCCGTTGCCATAGAAAACGCACGCCTCTTCAAACACGAACGCCAGGAACGCGAGCGCATGCAAAATGAGGTGCAGGAAGCGCGAGCCGTCCAGCAAGCTCTATTCCTCAAGGCAGTTCCCCTCGTCCCAGGATTCGCGTTCGAAACCGCATGGCATCCGGCCGGAGTAGTGGCAGGTGATTGGTTCGACTTCATCGACCTGGGCGACGGCCGTTACGGCATCGCACTCGCCGACGTCTCCGGCAAAGGCATGCCCGCCGCACTGCTGATGTCCGCCACACGCGCCATCCTGCGCTCCCTCGCTAAGCTCGACTCTTCGCCAAGCCAAACACTGCTCCGTCTGAACCAGACCCTTTCCGAAGACTTTCCGATGGGCAAATTTGTGACGATGATCTACGCCGTGCTCGATGCCCGATCTCGTGAAATCACCGTAGCCAGCGCCGGACATCTGCGCCCATTGCTTATAAACGGGGAGTGCGCGTTCCTCGACGTCGACACCGGCCTCCCGCTCGGATTGGGCGCATCGTCCTACCCAGAACACAAGATTAATCTCAAGCCCGGCACCCGATTGCTCTTCTACACGGACGGCATAACCGAAGCCATGAACCGCGACGAAGAAGAATATGGCCCGGCGCGCTTGCTCGAACACTTCCTCCAACCCGACGCCTGCGTAGAAGGATTGATCGAAGAAGTGCAGCGTTTCGGCCACGGATCAGACCGCACCGACGACGCAACCGCAGTACTCATCCGCAGCCGATAA
- a CDS encoding pectinesterase family protein, with the protein MRTLLLLALAAVAAHAQDVHVRVSPDVKTGIEGTTEFPTIQMAMDHHPFAGPGGRVFIEIAPGTYHERVIITQNHTNITFLGTGKSPEDVIITNSLNAKTAGGTFFTETVEVNGASFEADNLTFENTAGNTGQAVAIAVRSDRAIFKHCRFLGHQDTLFADYGRQYYVDSYIEGGVDFIFGNATAVFDRSELHTNGPGYLTAQSRTSPDQTTGYVILNSRVTSSIDHSAPPMNPATPGAASTASAHNTTGLGRPWRPYSRVIYINTSLPTDLRPEGWNNWNNPANEKTAYYAESNSTGPGANPTARVPWSHQLTPAETKPFLPTQFLSHPDHWNPEAEAAKLP; encoded by the coding sequence ATGCGAACCCTGCTCCTACTCGCTCTCGCCGCTGTCGCAGCCCATGCCCAGGACGTCCATGTCCGCGTCTCCCCTGACGTAAAAACCGGCATCGAAGGCACTACCGAATTCCCAACCATCCAGATGGCCATGGACCACCATCCCTTCGCCGGCCCCGGCGGCAGAGTCTTCATTGAGATCGCCCCCGGCACCTATCACGAGCGCGTCATCATCACCCAGAACCACACCAACATCACCTTCCTCGGCACAGGCAAATCCCCCGAGGACGTCATCATCACCAACTCCCTCAACGCCAAAACCGCAGGCGGAACCTTCTTCACCGAAACCGTCGAAGTGAACGGCGCCAGCTTCGAAGCCGACAACCTCACCTTCGAAAACACCGCCGGCAACACCGGACAAGCCGTAGCCATCGCCGTCCGCAGCGACCGCGCCATCTTCAAGCACTGCCGCTTCCTGGGCCATCAGGACACACTCTTCGCCGACTACGGCCGCCAATACTACGTCGACTCCTACATCGAAGGCGGCGTCGACTTCATCTTCGGCAACGCCACCGCCGTCTTCGACCGGTCCGAGCTCCACACCAACGGTCCCGGCTACCTCACCGCCCAGTCCCGCACCTCGCCCGATCAAACCACCGGCTATGTCATCCTCAACAGCCGCGTCACTAGCAGCATCGACCACAGCGCCCCGCCCATGAACCCCGCCACGCCCGGAGCAGCAAGCACCGCCTCCGCCCACAACACTACCGGCCTCGGTCGACCCTGGCGACCCTACTCCCGCGTCATCTACATCAACACCTCGCTTCCCACCGACCTCCGCCCCGAGGGCTGGAACAACTGGAACAATCCCGCCAACGAAAAGACCGCCTACTATGCAGAATCCAACTCCACCGGCCCGGGCGCCAATCCCACTGCCCGCGTCCCCTGGTCCCACCAGCTAACCCCTGCCGAAACAAAGCCTTTCCTCCCGACACAATTCCTCAGCCACCCCGACCACTGGAACCCCGAGGCCGAAGCCGCAAAGCTTCCCTGA